The following coding sequences lie in one Anolis carolinensis isolate JA03-04 unplaced genomic scaffold, rAnoCar3.1.pri scaffold_11, whole genome shotgun sequence genomic window:
- the mapk6 gene encoding mitogen-activated protein kinase 6, with protein MAEKFESLMNIHGFDVGSRYMDLKPLGCGGNGLVFSAVDNDCDKRVAVKKIVLTDPQSVKHALREIKIIRRLDHDNIVKVFEILGPSGSQLTDDVGSLTELNCVYIVQEYMETDLAKLVEQGPLPEEHARLFMYQLLRGLKYIHSANVLHRDLKPANLFINTEDLVLKIGDFGLARIMDPHYSHKGHLSEGLVTKWYRSPRLLLSPNNYTKAIDMWAAGCIFAEMLTGKTLFAGAHELEQMQLILESIPVVHEEDRQELLSVIPVYIKSDMTEPHKPLTQLLPGISPEALDFLEQILTFSPMDRMTAEEALSHPYMSIYSFPTDEPISSHPFHIEDEVDDILLMDESHSHIYNWERYHDSQFSDQEWSAHNTFEADEVQRDPRALSDGTDEEEVQVDPRKYLDGDREKYLEDPAFDTHFSTEPCWPYPDHHENKYCDLECSHTCNYKMRSSSYLDNLVWRESEVNHYYEPKLIIDLSNWKEQSKEKSDKKGKSKCERNGLVKARLALEEASQQLTEKEKNQGFDFDSFIAGTIQLSLQHESTDIDKLNDLNSSVSLLESKGISKSVSREKQEKGMANLAQLEALYQNSWDGQLVSGGEECFLIDQFCCEVRKDEQIEKENPYTSYLDRFFSKKEDTEMLETEPVEDGKPVEKEREGGFLSHSGEFLFNKHLEAIGIPQFHSPVGSPLKSIQATLAPSAMKSSPQIPHKAYSSILKHLN; from the exons ATGGCAGAGAAGTTTGAAAGCCTCATGAACATCCATGGTTTTGATGTAGGTTCTCGGTATATGGACTTAAAACCTCTGGGCTGTGGTGGCAACGGCTTAGTTTTTTCTGCTGTCGATAATGACTGCGACAAAAGAGTAGCAGTCAAGAAAATTGTCCTTACAGATCCTCAGAGCGTTAAACATGCTCTGCGTGAGATCAAAATTATTAGAAGACTTGACCATGATAACATTGTCAAAGTGTTTGAAATCCTCGGTCCCAGTGGGAGTCAATTGACAGATGATGTAGGCTCTCTTACAGAACTGAACTGTGTTTACATTGTCCAAGAGTATATGGAGACAGATCTGGCTAAACTGGTGGAGCAGGGGCCCTTACCTGAAGAACATGCTAGGCTCTTCATGTACCAGCTGCTACGTGGGCTCAAATATATACACTCTGCAAACGTCCTGCACAGAGATCTCAAACCAGCTAACTTGTTCATTAATACTGAAGACTTGGTGCTGAAAATCGGTGACTTTGGCCTTGCACGGATCATGGATCCTCATTATTCCCATAAG GGCCATCTTTCCGAAGGACTGGTAACTAAATGGTACAGATCACCTCGCCTCTTGCTTTCACCCAACAACTATACTAAAGCCATTGATATGTGGGCTGCAGGTTGCATCTTTGCTGAAATGCTGACAGGGAAAACCCTCTTTGCAG GTGCACATGAACTTGAACAGATGCAGCTTATTTTAGAATCTATTCCTGTTGTGCATGAGGAAGATCGTCAGGAACTTCTTAGTGTAATCCCAGTTTACATTAAAAGCGATATGACTGAGCCACACAAACCTTTAACTCAGCTCCTCCCAGGCATTAGCCCTGAAG CACTGGACTTCCTGGAACAAATACTGACCTTTAGTCCCATGGATCGAATGACAGCAGAAGAAGCTTTGTCCCATCCTTACATGAGTATTTATTCCTTTCCAACTGATGAGCCTATTTCAAGCCATCCCTTCCACATTGAAGACGAGGTCGATGATATTCTGCTCATGGATGAAAGTCACAGCCACATCTATAATTGGGAAAG ATATCATGACAGTCAGTTTTCAGACCAGGAGTGGTCTGCTCATAACACCTTCGAAGCTGACGAGGTTCAGCGTGACCCAAGGGCTCTTTCTGACGGGACGGACGAGGAGGAAGTACAAGTAGATCCTCGCAAATATCTGGACGGTGACCGTGAAAAATACCTAGAGGATCCCGCTTTCGATACTCACTTCTCCACTGAACCTTGCTGGCCATATCCAGATCACCATGAAAACAAATATTGTGATCTAGAATGTAGCCACACGTGTAATTACAAAATGAGGTCATCTTCGTACCTAGATAATTTAGTCtggagagaaagtgaggtgaaccATTACTATGAGCCCAAGCTTATAATTGATCTTTCTAACTGGAAAGAGCAGAGTAAAGAGAAGTCAGACAAGAAAGGCAAGTCCAAATGTGAAAGGAATGGGTTGGTGAAAGCTCGGTTAGCTCTTGAGGAAGCCTCGCAGCAACttacagaaaaggagaagaaTCAGGGGTTTGACTTTGATTCTTTTATAGCAGGGACTATTCAGCTTAGTTTACAGCATGAGTCAACTGATATTGATAAATTAAATGATCTGAATAGCTCAGTGTCCCTCTTGGAGTCAAAAGGCATATCGAAATCAGTAAGCAGAGAGAAACAGGAGAAAGGAATGGCCAACTTGGCCCAGTTGGAAGCACTCTACCAAAATTCGTGGGATGGCCAGCTTGTAAGTGGAGGAGAGGAGTGCTTTCTCATAGACCAGTTTTGTTGTGAAGTTAGGAAAGATGAGCAGATAGAGAAGGAGAATCCATACACCAGTTACCTGGATAGATTTTTTAGCAAGAAGGAAGATACCGAAATGCTAGAAACTGAGCCAGTTGAAGATGGGAAGCCtgtagagaaagaaagagaggggggcTTTTTAAGTCATAGCGGGGAATTCCTCTTTAACAAGCACCTTGAAGCGATAGGTATCCCTCAGTTCCACAGCCCCGTTGGCTCACCGCTTAAATCAATACAGGCCACCCTAGCACCTTCTGCTATGAAATCATCTCCTCAGATTCCTCATAAAGCATACAGCAGCATTCTGAAACACCTAAACTAA